A genomic region of Anopheles coustani chromosome 3, idAnoCousDA_361_x.2, whole genome shotgun sequence contains the following coding sequences:
- the LOC131264381 gene encoding histone H2A, with protein sequence MSGRGKGGKVKGKAKSRSNRAGLQFPVGRIHRLLRKGNYAERVGAGAPVYLAAVMEYLAAEVLELAGNAARDNKKTRIIPRHLQLAIRNDEELNKLLSGVTIAQGGVLPNIQAVLLPKKTEKKA encoded by the coding sequence atgtcTGGTCGCGGCAAGGGTGGTAAAGTGAAGGGAAAGGCAAAGTCCCGCTCGAATCGTGCCGGTCTGCAGTTCCCGGTCGGCCGTATTCATCGTCTGCTGCGCAAGGGTAACTATGCCGAGCGCGTCGGTGCCGGCGCACCGGTGTATCTGGCGGCCGTGATGGAGTATCTGGCCGCGGAAGTGCTCGAGTTGGCCGGTAACGCCGCCCGTGACAACAAGAAGACGCGCATCATCCCGCGCCATCTGCAGCTGGCCATCCGCAACGACGAAGAGTTgaacaagctgctttccggTGTGACCATCGCCCAAGGTGGTGTGCTGCCCAACATTCAGGCCGTGCTGTTGCCGAAGAAGACGGAAAAGAAGGCATAA